A genomic stretch from Barnesiella intestinihominis YIT 11860 includes:
- a CDS encoding IMPACT family protein: MDDTYLTISRTSEGIYKEKMSKFLAFAIPVSSVEDVKKQLEKYQKEYYDARHVCWAYMLGPQRTDFRSNDNGEPSGTAGKPILGQINSAGLTDILIVVVRYFGGIKLGTSGLIVAYREAASEAIAANEIIERQVEDEVHFGFEYPLMNEVMRIVKEEGPTIVSQIFDMDCEMTLRIRRSLMDNLKKRLSKVDGVHFINEE; encoded by the coding sequence ATGGACGATACCTACCTCACCATATCGCGCACATCGGAAGGAATTTATAAAGAAAAGATGAGTAAATTCCTTGCATTCGCCATACCGGTTTCATCGGTGGAAGACGTCAAAAAGCAACTCGAAAAATATCAAAAGGAGTATTACGATGCTCGTCATGTCTGCTGGGCGTATATGCTCGGGCCCCAACGAACCGATTTTCGCTCGAACGATAACGGAGAACCTTCGGGAACGGCCGGAAAACCTATCCTCGGACAAATCAATTCGGCGGGACTAACCGATATTCTCATTGTCGTCGTCCGATACTTCGGCGGAATAAAATTAGGCACGAGCGGACTAATCGTCGCCTATCGCGAAGCCGCCTCCGAAGCCATTGCCGCGAACGAAATAATCGAACGGCAAGTCGAGGACGAGGTACATTTCGGATTCGAATACCCTCTGATGAACGAAGTTATGCGTATCGTCAAGGAAGAAGGCCCCACCATCGTGTCTCAAATATTCGATATGGATTGCGAGATGACCCTACGCATACGCCGTTCGCTGATGGACAATTTAAAAAAACGTTTATCCAAAGTAGACGGAGTTCATTTTATAAATGAAGAATAA
- a CDS encoding sugar O-acetyltransferase: MTEKEKMEKGELYDAAIPELIEQLLSTRDKIFELNHLRPSQLEKREKLIREIIGTTPEKFIIISPFFCDYGHNIHLGKNFFANYNCVMLDEAPITIGDNVFIAPNVSFYTAGHPSDVERRNEWLEYAWPITVGNNVWICGGVTITPGVTIGDNSIIAAGSVVTNDIPSNVIAGGNPCRVIRAITEKDKLRSFSWEEKKAKKQVKPA, encoded by the coding sequence ATGACAGAAAAAGAGAAAATGGAAAAGGGGGAATTGTATGATGCCGCAATCCCCGAACTAATCGAACAATTGCTATCTACCCGAGATAAAATTTTTGAGCTCAATCATCTGAGACCCTCTCAATTAGAAAAAAGAGAAAAACTCATTCGGGAAATCATCGGTACTACACCCGAAAAATTCATCATCATATCGCCTTTCTTTTGCGACTATGGGCATAACATTCACTTGGGCAAAAATTTCTTTGCCAACTACAATTGCGTTATGCTCGACGAGGCTCCCATCACCATAGGCGACAACGTGTTCATCGCCCCCAACGTGAGCTTCTATACGGCAGGTCACCCCTCCGATGTCGAGCGACGAAACGAATGGCTCGAATACGCATGGCCTATTACGGTCGGGAATAACGTATGGATCTGCGGAGGAGTTACCATCACGCCGGGCGTGACCATAGGAGACAACAGTATCATCGCTGCCGGGAGTGTCGTTACAAACGATATTCCGTCCAACGTCATCGCCGGAGGAAATCCTTGTCGGGTTATACGCGCCATAACCGAGAAAGACAAGCTCCGGTCATTCAGTTGGGAAGAAAAAAAAGCCAAAAAACAAGTTAAACCCGCATGA
- a CDS encoding phosphodiester glycosidase family protein, translating into MIKLGRDYWSKLLLIGLIFGFVACGSKDEPSKEGDNTPSFPVTTDTTSILVKKILSRTDLVVKVNRVTTEERYPGLVFSEIDFHTAKARQHAYVAEVDVNKLTIATTTPFGEVNTMPTKVNTIPEQTKYLENSGRRVHVAVNGGFWVYEKDSKGETTLIKPKHLFWKDGYPLSDWWQDPNHEFTVYMTKDGKVDIDIASNVIKHKADIYQALGGLGCLIKRGVFNDGISSIGTYLCDTHPRTAIGLSEDKQTLYVVVVDGRRTNYAEGLDIYELADFMWGIGSYDAVNYDGGGSSIMVLRDEDEKAKASFIVRNRPSDGSPRAVGNGLAIVEKD; encoded by the coding sequence ATGATAAAGTTAGGCAGAGATTATTGGAGCAAACTTTTATTGATAGGTTTGATATTCGGTTTTGTAGCTTGCGGATCGAAAGACGAACCTTCGAAAGAGGGGGATAATACCCCTTCGTTCCCGGTTACGACCGATACGACTTCGATCTTGGTGAAGAAAATATTGAGTCGTACCGATTTGGTGGTGAAAGTAAATCGGGTGACGACAGAGGAGCGGTATCCGGGATTGGTATTTTCCGAGATTGATTTTCATACAGCTAAGGCTCGCCAGCATGCTTATGTGGCGGAAGTCGACGTGAATAAATTGACTATTGCGACGACTACACCGTTCGGTGAAGTGAATACCATGCCGACAAAAGTCAATACGATTCCCGAACAAACGAAGTATCTCGAAAATTCGGGACGTCGGGTGCATGTTGCCGTGAACGGTGGTTTTTGGGTGTATGAAAAAGACTCGAAAGGTGAAACGACTTTAATTAAACCGAAACATCTTTTTTGGAAAGACGGATATCCGTTGAGCGATTGGTGGCAAGATCCCAATCATGAATTTACGGTCTATATGACAAAGGACGGAAAGGTGGATATCGATATTGCCAGCAATGTTATCAAACATAAAGCCGATATTTATCAAGCATTGGGCGGTTTGGGCTGTTTGATTAAACGAGGTGTATTTAATGACGGGATCAGCAGTATAGGTACATATTTGTGCGATACACACCCCCGTACGGCAATAGGACTGTCGGAAGACAAACAAACGTTGTACGTCGTGGTGGTAGATGGCCGGCGAACGAATTATGCCGAGGGATTGGATATTTACGAATTGGCCGATTTTATGTGGGGAATAGGTAGCTATGATGCCGTGAATTATGACGGGGGAGGTTCCTCGATAATGGTTTTGCGGGACGAAGATGAAAAGGCGAAGGCTTCGTTTATTGTTCGTAATCGTCCTTCCGATGGTTCTCCCAGAGCTGTCGGGAATGGATTGGCTATCGTAGAGAAAGACTGA
- a CDS encoding YjjG family noncanonical pyrimidine nucleotidase — MSELLCKVLFIDLDDTIWDFRANSVLSLRQVYDEFALKKEIPDYDRFKSLYMATNHELWELYHHNRITKDYLIVERFSRPLRHAGSKMSEDKEFIMALNDRYLDVLSQQKTLVPGAVELLDYLTERGYPLYILSNGFAEVQSRKLESGGISHYFKRLILSDEIGITKPDRRLFDYALQIVGAAASETLIVGDNYDADILGAMNAGWKTIYFNRDNLVIPGARPDYIATSLSEIKQIL, encoded by the coding sequence ATGTCTGAATTGCTATGTAAGGTTCTATTTATCGATTTGGACGATACAATATGGGATTTCAGGGCAAATTCTGTGTTGTCTTTGCGGCAAGTTTACGATGAGTTTGCTTTGAAAAAAGAGATTCCCGATTATGACCGGTTCAAGTCGTTGTATATGGCGACGAATCACGAATTGTGGGAGTTGTATCATCACAATCGGATAACGAAAGATTATTTGATAGTCGAGCGGTTTTCTCGTCCGCTTCGGCATGCAGGTAGTAAAATGTCCGAGGATAAGGAGTTTATCATGGCCTTGAACGATCGCTACCTCGATGTATTGTCTCAGCAGAAAACATTGGTTCCGGGAGCGGTCGAATTGTTGGATTATCTTACGGAAAGAGGCTATCCCTTGTACATATTGAGCAACGGTTTTGCCGAGGTTCAATCCCGTAAATTGGAGTCGGGTGGTATTTCTCATTATTTCAAGCGATTGATTCTTTCCGATGAAATAGGTATTACCAAACCCGACCGGCGTTTGTTCGACTATGCTTTGCAGATTGTGGGGGCAGCGGCTTCGGAAACATTGATTGTCGGCGATAATTACGATGCCGATATATTGGGAGCCATGAATGCCGGCTGGAAGACTATTTATTTTAACCGGGATAATCTCGTTATTCCCGGAGCCCGCCCCGATTATATCGCTACTTCCCTTTCTGAAATAAAACAAATTTTATGA
- the cydB gene encoding cytochrome d ubiquinol oxidase subunit II, with the protein MELNELFYQNYWWFLISLLGALLVFLLFVQGGQSLLAVMGKTETEKSMMVNSLGRKWEFTFTTLVVFGGAFFASFPLFYSTSFGGAYWLWMAILFSFIIQAVSYEYRSKSGNFLGKKTYDTFLLINGIVGPVLLGIAVGSFFTGSDFIVDKGNLTTIGSPVISSWTNDWHGLEAILDVRNLLLGFTVLFLARTQGALYFMNNIKNDSIFEKSRKQVLFNGVLFVILFLSFVTATLLADGYEVATDSGIIAVRPYKYFFNLVEMPWVAILFSAGVVLVLYALIHSVFGQHFTKGIWFSGIGTVLVVLSLFFIAGYNHTAYYPSSVDIQSSLTIYNSSSSLFTLKTMSIVSLLIPFVLAYIVYVWRAMDAKPITAQEMESNEHKY; encoded by the coding sequence ATGGAACTGAATGAATTATTTTACCAGAACTACTGGTGGTTTCTTATATCGCTGTTAGGTGCGTTACTGGTATTCCTGTTGTTCGTACAAGGCGGTCAATCCCTATTGGCAGTCATGGGTAAAACCGAAACAGAGAAAAGCATGATGGTGAACTCCTTAGGCCGCAAATGGGAATTTACATTCACCACCCTCGTCGTATTCGGAGGAGCGTTCTTCGCTTCGTTTCCTCTATTTTATTCGACCAGTTTCGGCGGAGCCTATTGGTTATGGATGGCCATACTGTTCAGCTTTATCATACAAGCCGTATCATACGAATACCGTTCAAAGAGCGGGAATTTCCTCGGGAAAAAGACCTACGACACCTTTCTTTTAATCAATGGTATCGTCGGTCCCGTATTATTAGGTATAGCCGTAGGCTCGTTTTTCACAGGATCGGACTTTATCGTCGACAAAGGGAACTTGACAACCATAGGCTCTCCGGTTATCAGCAGTTGGACAAACGATTGGCACGGGTTGGAAGCTATTCTCGATGTCCGTAATCTCTTGCTCGGATTTACTGTTCTATTTCTTGCCCGTACGCAAGGAGCCTTATATTTCATGAACAATATCAAGAACGACAGCATTTTCGAGAAATCCCGGAAACAAGTATTATTCAACGGCGTTTTATTCGTTATTCTCTTCCTGTCGTTCGTTACAGCGACCCTGTTGGCCGACGGCTATGAAGTAGCTACCGATTCGGGCATTATCGCCGTTCGTCCCTACAAATATTTCTTCAATCTCGTGGAAATGCCGTGGGTGGCTATTCTGTTTTCGGCAGGAGTCGTTTTGGTGTTATACGCCCTTATCCATTCCGTTTTCGGTCAACATTTCACAAAAGGAATCTGGTTTTCGGGCATAGGAACGGTCTTAGTAGTTCTCAGTCTGTTTTTCATTGCCGGATATAACCATACGGCTTATTATCCCTCGTCCGTAGACATACAAAGTTCACTGACGATTTACAACAGTTCTTCCAGCCTATTCACCTTGAAAACCATGAGTATAGTATCGTTACTTATCCCATTTGTTCTCGCCTATATCGTTTACGTCTGGCGAGCTATGGATGCCAAGCCTATCACTGCCCAAGAAATGGAAAGCAACGAACACAAATATTGA
- a CDS encoding endonuclease/exonuclease/phosphatase family protein — translation MDKQIVILNMKSRFLLSVVFFGMIAGLSASPVYRMGSYNIRGENAADTGDKDWNVRKEYVVRNIVEHDFDVVGLQENSIKMLPQLEELLGDDYATHSWGAISETSGTHTTIVYKAGKFTLLDKGQYFLTSNPAAPDLSWDTAVRRNTVWVKLQDKTTGDVFFYFSTHLDHKGVLARAEGARINVQKMQEIADGYPAIIVGDFNAYYAEKAMYNTFNAYLDDSRKVTQTAPVGPGTTFAQWNPAVTGGEPIDYVFCDRVNVLSYETITEDFGRGITPSDHLPILITCTFKDNLERGKWYVSTTPSAVPDGSKNAPFNNLQEAIDVASKHDTIFMTEGVFYPVETSSHAGRQATVNVYKSVRIHGGYDESFSSVVGKTELSGDLNRNDVTDESGRIASGAEDNVYHIMTVADSCFVELDGLKLTGGYADVTGFNSGAAIYSKGIDLILKDVELCDNYALAYGGAIYSGGNLNINRTMFARNQSGSQGGAFYLASPGWRSHISDSYFVQNRATQGSSGYSDGVIFSLLSGNTIADNVSSRNGVYTQMGESEYMVSTFVNNTFVNNRLTAKSSSLSDKTNGGSAIYFKSGAGSLNLVNNTIVGNTDSCYTTSGIPSANFNGSAVHVISGKVRLVNNIIAGNFSSAAAAGEVYLGESASLQNSTYNLYGGADRMNITAKSTDMVCRNYDRCVQDLQKVLDSEIVDGKLSLLLSDNGGFAPTVKVKSVACGNNNLNVLSAAALRESTFYIDINDNGVYTDNLAVDGRGVIRNTTGSMIGAYEYTGESGMEPNVQQNSIRVFVSEDNLYVISDSFTVGYTIYNLSGSLQMKGEAVSGRPVDVSILPAGVYMVETNDRSGGIEFTKVLKNN, via the coding sequence ATGGATAAACAGATAGTTATTTTGAATATGAAAAGCAGATTTTTATTATCGGTGGTATTCTTTGGCATGATAGCCGGGCTTTCGGCTTCGCCTGTGTATAGAATGGGGTCGTATAATATCCGAGGGGAGAATGCGGCCGATACGGGAGATAAAGATTGGAATGTGCGGAAAGAATATGTGGTCAGAAATATTGTGGAGCATGATTTCGATGTGGTGGGCTTGCAAGAGAACAGCATCAAGATGTTGCCTCAATTGGAGGAATTGTTGGGCGACGATTATGCGACTCATTCTTGGGGAGCGATTTCCGAGACAAGCGGTACGCATACGACAATCGTATACAAAGCCGGGAAGTTTACTTTGCTGGATAAGGGTCAGTATTTCTTGACATCGAACCCGGCGGCTCCGGATTTGTCATGGGATACGGCGGTACGCCGAAATACCGTGTGGGTGAAATTACAGGACAAGACGACCGGCGATGTATTTTTCTATTTCTCCACGCACCTCGACCATAAGGGCGTGCTTGCACGTGCCGAAGGGGCGCGGATCAATGTGCAGAAAATGCAGGAAATAGCAGACGGTTATCCCGCTATTATCGTGGGTGACTTCAATGCCTATTATGCGGAGAAAGCGATGTATAACACATTCAACGCTTATTTAGACGATAGTCGCAAGGTGACGCAGACGGCTCCGGTTGGACCGGGTACTACGTTTGCACAGTGGAATCCTGCCGTTACGGGAGGGGAACCCATAGACTATGTGTTTTGCGATCGGGTGAATGTGCTTTCTTACGAGACGATTACAGAAGACTTCGGGAGAGGGATTACGCCTTCCGATCATTTACCCATTTTGATTACTTGCACATTTAAAGATAATTTGGAGCGGGGCAAGTGGTATGTGAGCACGACTCCGTCGGCTGTTCCCGATGGTTCGAAAAACGCCCCGTTCAATAATTTGCAGGAGGCTATCGATGTCGCTTCGAAACACGATACTATTTTTATGACAGAAGGCGTTTTCTATCCGGTGGAAACATCGTCGCATGCAGGTCGGCAAGCGACGGTAAACGTGTATAAGAGCGTTCGTATTCATGGCGGATATGACGAGAGTTTCTCTTCGGTAGTCGGGAAAACGGAATTGTCGGGAGATTTGAACCGGAACGATGTGACCGATGAGTCGGGTCGTATTGCATCGGGTGCGGAGGATAATGTCTATCATATAATGACCGTTGCCGATTCTTGTTTTGTGGAACTCGACGGTTTGAAGTTGACCGGGGGATATGCCGATGTGACCGGCTTCAATAGCGGAGCCGCTATTTATTCGAAAGGAATAGACCTCATTTTGAAAGATGTGGAGTTGTGTGATAATTATGCTTTGGCGTATGGAGGTGCTATATATTCCGGGGGAAATTTGAATATAAATCGGACGATGTTTGCTCGAAATCAATCCGGTTCTCAGGGTGGAGCATTTTATTTGGCTTCTCCGGGTTGGCGGTCGCATATATCTGATTCCTATTTCGTGCAGAATCGAGCGACACAAGGTAGTTCGGGGTATTCGGACGGTGTGATTTTTTCCTTGTTGTCGGGGAATACGATAGCCGATAATGTCAGTAGTCGGAACGGGGTTTATACGCAGATGGGCGAGTCGGAGTATATGGTAAGTACATTTGTCAATAATACATTCGTCAATAATCGGTTGACTGCGAAAAGCAGTTCGCTTTCCGATAAAACCAATGGAGGTAGCGCTATTTATTTTAAGTCGGGGGCGGGAAGTTTGAATTTGGTGAATAATACGATTGTCGGCAATACCGATTCGTGTTATACGACGAGCGGCATTCCTTCGGCCAATTTCAACGGTTCTGCCGTACATGTGATTTCGGGAAAGGTGAGATTGGTAAATAACATAATCGCCGGTAATTTTTCTTCGGCTGCCGCTGCGGGGGAAGTCTATTTAGGAGAGTCGGCCTCCTTGCAAAACTCTACGTATAATTTGTATGGTGGAGCAGATAGAATGAATATTACGGCAAAATCTACCGATATGGTATGTCGCAATTATGACCGTTGTGTGCAGGATTTGCAGAAAGTGTTGGATAGTGAAATCGTCGATGGAAAATTATCTTTGCTGTTATCCGATAATGGAGGATTTGCACCTACTGTAAAAGTGAAGTCCGTTGCATGCGGAAATAATAACCTGAATGTATTGAGTGCTGCTGCTCTGAGGGAATCTACTTTCTATATCGACATAAACGATAATGGAGTTTATACGGATAATCTGGCTGTCGATGGGAGAGGCGTAATCCGCAATACTACCGGCTCTATGATAGGTGCTTATGAATATACAGGAGAGTCTGGAATGGAACCTAATGTACAACAGAATTCGATAAGAGTTTTTGTTTCGGAAGATAACCTTTATGTTATTTCTGATAGTTTTACAGTTGGATATACAATATATAACCTGTCGGGTAGTTTGCAAATGAAAGGAGAGGCGGTTTCGGGTCGACCTGTCGATGTGTCGATTTTGCCGGCCGGTGTTTATATGGTGGAAACCAACGATAGGTCGGGTGGTATAGAATTTACCAAAGTGTTGAAAAATAATTAA